The proteins below are encoded in one region of Populus alba chromosome 2, ASM523922v2, whole genome shotgun sequence:
- the LOC118042245 gene encoding BEACH domain-containing protein C2 → MEEEEENKEIGKGRDAQEVDTFVEEARVGESPQENVNVISRGQEEIENENLVMDGDDSVDTDDDDQFELVSLKDQEKSFGEFPANIINSNRSSNSESERFSFDRFGEVSPNSYSNYGVEYDSSSVMEIQHDRSASSPGPETQFGDAIKQSHSSTSLDSGYFIDGFSPTGSPQKVKPKAAMPNVSPELLHLVDSAIMGKPESLDKLKNIVSGVESFGSGEEAEGIAYLVVDSLLATMGGVESFEDEDHNPPSVMLNSRAAIVAGELIPCLPWVGDSEVFMSPRTRMVRGLLAILRACTRNRAMCSMAGLLGVLLGTAEKIFVQAGGLTEQMRWDGTPLCYCIQYLAGHSLNVVDLHRWLQVITRTLTTSWAYRLMLVLEKAMGGKESKGPASTFEFDGESSGLLGPGESRWPFTNGYAFATWIYIESFADTLNTATAAAAIAAAAAAKSGKSSAMSAAAAASALAGEGATHMPRLFSFLSADNQGIEAYFHAQFLVVESGSGKGKKASLHFTHAFKPQCWYFIGLEHIYKQGLIGKTESELRLYIDGSLYETRPFEFPRISKPLAFCCIGTNPPPTMAGLQRRRRQCPLFAEMGPVYIFKEPIGPERMARLASRGGDVLPCFGNASGLPWRATNDHVQTMAEESSLLDAEIGVSIHLLYHPSLLSGRFCPDASPSGAAGMLRRPAEVLGQVHVATRMRPVEALWALAYGGPISLLPLAVSSVHKDTLEPEQGNVPITFATATLAAPVFRIISIAIQHPGNNEELCRTRGPEVLSKILNYLLQTLSSLDAGNCNGVGDEELVAAIVSLCQSQKHNHALKVQLFTMLLLDLRIWSLCNYGLQKKLLSSLADMVFSESLAMRNANAIQMLLDGCRRCYWTVIEKDSVNTFSSKEPTRPVGELNALVDELLVIIELLIGAASAAVATDDLRCLLGFMVDCPQPNQVARVLNLIYRLVVQPNTARAHMFAESFITCGGIETLLVLLQREAKAGEHSIPESVAKSDDSIPESVAKSDDSLQVQETELDIGKGTSERRMNDEKEKDLTSLDQDYESECLDSGGGGSPATSSPGMKIERMSSVSENPFIKNLGGISLSISADNARNNVYNVDKSDGIVVAIIGLIGALVTSGHFKFGSHAPSDTTSTFFGGGLHDGSGTMFDDKVSLLLFALQKAFQAAPNRLMTTTVYTTLLAASINASSTEEGLNFYDSGHRFEHSQLLLVLLRSLPYASRALQSQALQDLLFLACSHPENRNSLTKMEEWPEWLLEILISNYEMSATKNSNMASVGDIEDLVHNFLIIMLEHSMRQKDGWKDIEATIHCAEWLSIVGGSSTGDQRVRREESLPVFKRRLLGALLDFAARELQVQTQVIAAAAAGVAAEGLPPKDAKVEADNAAQLSVALVENAIVILMLVEDHLRLQSKLSCASRVADSSPSPLSLVSPLNNRSSSLGADSFEALGDHRSSDSGGLPLDVLASMADANGQISASVMERLTAAAAAEPYESVLCAFVSYGSCMMDLAEGWKFRSRLWYGVGLSSKTVPFGGGGSGWESWRSTLEKDANGNWIELPLVKKSVAMLQALLLDESGLGGGLGIGGGSGTGMGGMAALYQLLDSDQPFLCMLRMVLLSMREEDNGETSLLMRNVSMDDGMSEGFDRQAGNIMCLENSSRMPMRQPRSALLWSVLSPVLNMPISDSKRQRVLVASCVLYSEVWHAVGRDRKPLRKQYLEGILPPFVAVLRRWRPLLAGIHELATADGLNPLVVDDRALAADALQIEAALCMISPAWAAAFASPPAAMALAMIAAGAAGGETPAPATTTHLRRDSSLLERKTARLHTFSSFQKPLEVPNKTPAHPKDKAAAKAAALAAARDLQRNAKIGSGRGLSAVAMATSAQRRNASDMERVRRWNNAEAMGVAWMECLQPADTRSVYGKDFNALSYKFIAVLVASFALARNMQRIEVDRRAQVDVISRHRLSRGIRAWRRLIHCLIEMKSLFGPFGDSLCNLERVFWKLDFMETSSRMRRCLRRNYKGSDHFGAAANDEDQIEMKHDKGNVPVLAAEAISVEGLNEDGEHTEIENFDGRSFDTEQSGESQLSLSGATDQNMQPPAEPNDIQLARDQDLENASAVAPGYLPSELDERIILEFPSSMVRPLTIMRGTFQVTTRRINFIVNTTERNADGMESSESGVQEKDHSWLMSSLHQIYSRRYLLRRSALELFMVDRSNFFFDFGCTEARRNAYRAIVQSRPPHLNNIYLATQRPEQLLKRTQLMERWARWEISNFEYLMQLNTLAGRSYNDITQYPVFPWVLSDYSSKSLDLSDASSYRDLSKPVGALNPVRLKRFQERYSSFDDPVIPKFHYGSHYSSAGTVLYYLVRVEPFTTLSIQLQGGKFDHADRMFSDIAATWNGVTEDMSDVKELVPELFYLPEILTNENSINFGTTQLGGKLDSVKLPPWAENTIDFIHKHRMALESEHVSAHLHEWIDLIFGFKQRGKEAIAANNVFFYITYEGAVDIDKISDPAQQHATQDQIAYFGQTPSQLLVVPHLKRMPVADVLHLQTIFRNPKEVKPYAVPAPERCNLPAASIHASSDDVIIVDINAPAAHIAQHKWQPNTPDGQGSPFLFQHGKALTSSAGGTFMRMFKGQSVSGGDEWHFPQALAFASSGIRSKAVVSITHEKEIITGGHADNSIKLISADSAKTLETAIAHCAPVTCLALSPDGNYLVTGSRDTTVLLWKMHRAFTSSSSSISDPSTGTGTPPAAGGTLATNLAEKSRWHRIEGPIHVLRGHHREILCCCVSSDLGIVVSCSQSSDVLLHSIRRGRLIRRLFGVEAHSVCLSSEGVVMTWNKCQNSLNTYTLNGILIARAQLPLSGSVSCIEISVDGKCALIGMNSCPENHGSSNNSQNLSLKKTGAADFDLESVDTGEDNRLDVPAPSICFLDLYTLKVFHVLKLGEGQDITALALNNDSTNLVVSTADKQLIIFTDPALSLKVVDQMLKLGWEGDGLSPLIKS, encoded by the exons atggaagaagaagaagaaaacaaggaGATCGGAAAAGGTCGTGATGCTCAGGAAGTAGATACTTTTGTAGAGGAAGCTAGGGTAGGAGAATCTCCTCAGGAGAATGTAAATGTGATTAGTCGTGGTCAAGAGGagatagaaaatgaaaatctgGTTATGGATGGGGATGATTCTGTAGAtactgatgatgatgatcagtTTGAACTGGTGTCTttaaaagatcaagaaaagagTTTTGGTGAGTTTCCGGCTAATATTATCAATTCTAACCGGTCATCGAATTCAGAGAGTGAGAGATTCTCATTTGATAGGTTTGGAGAAGTCTCTCCGAATTCATACAGTAATTATGGTGTTGAATATGATTCTTCCTCTGTCATGGAAATTCAACATGATCGCTCTGCATCAAGTCCTGGGCCTGAGACACAATTTGGTGATGCAATTAAGCAGTCACACTCGTCAACCAGTCTAGATTCTGGTTACTTTATTGATGGATTTTCACCAACTGGTTCGCCGCAAAAGGTTAAGCCAAAAGCTGCAATGCCAAATGTGTCCCCAGAGTTATTGCATTTGGTGGATTCAGCTATAATGGGAAAGCCTGAAAGCTTGGACAAGCTGAAGAACATTGTCAGTGGAGTTGAGAGTTTTGGAAGTGGAGAAGAAGCTGAGGGCATTGCTTACTTGGTTGTTGATTCCCTTTTGGCCACAATGGGTGGAGTTGAAAGTTTTGAGGATGAGGATCATAATCCTCCTAGCGTGATGCTGAACTCTAGGGCAGCCATTGTGGCAGGTGAGCTTATTCCTTGCCTTCCTTGGGTAGGTGACAGTGAGGTTTTCATGTCCCCTAGGACACGAATGGTGCGGGGGTTGCTCGCCATATTACGGGCTTGCACTAGAAACAGAGCCATGTGCTCTATGGCTGGTTTATTGGGAGTACTTTTGGGGACTGCAGAGAAAATCTTTGTTCAGGCTGGGGGGTTAACAGAACAGATGAGATGGGACGGGACTCCTTTATGCTATTGTATCCAATACCTAGCTGGTCATTCACTTAATGTTGTTGATTTGCATAGATGGTTGCAAGTAATTACAAGAACGCTTACTACTTCATGGGCATATCGCTTAATGCTAGTGTTGGAGAAGGCAATGGGTGGAAAGGAGTCAAAGGGACCAGCATCTACTTTCGAGTTTGATGGTGAAAGCTCAGGTTTACTTGGTCCAGGAGAGAGTCGTTGGCCGTTTACCAATGGTTATGCATTTGCAACATGGATTTATATCGAATCATTTGCCGACACATTGAACACAGCTACTGCTGCAGCTGCTATTGCAGCTGCTGCAGCAGCCAAGTCAGGAAAATCATCTGCTATGTCAGCTGCAGCTGCTGCCAGTGCACTTGCTGGTGAAGGGGCGACCCACATGCCTAGATTGTTCAGTTTCTTGTCTGCTGATAACCAGGGCATAGAGGCTTACTTTCATGCTCAGTTTTTGGTTGTTGAAAGTGGTAGCGGAAAGGGAAAGAAGGCATCTTTGCATTTCACTCATGCATTCAAGCCACAATGCTGGTACTTTATTGGTTTGGAGCATATTTACAAGCAGGGACTGATTGGGAAAACAGAGAGTGAACTGAGATTGTATATTGATGGATCCTTGTATGAAACTCGTCCTTTTGAGTTCCCTCGGATCTCCAAGCCACTAGCATTTTGCTGCATTGGGACAAACCCTCCTCCTACAATGGCTGGTTTACAACGACGCCGGAGGCAGTGTCCTTTGTTTGCTGAGATGGGGCCTGTTTATATCTTTAAGGAGCCAATTGGCCCTGAAAGGATGGCACGCTTAGCTTCCAGAGGAGGGGATGTGCTGCCTTGTTTTGGTAATGCTTCTGGGCTTCCTTGGCGAGCTACAAATGACCACGTTCAAACAATGGCAGAAGAAAGTTCACTTTTGGATGCAGAGATTGGAGTGTCAATTCACCTTCTCTATCACCCAAGTTTGCTTAGTGGGCGTTTCTGTCCTGATGCTTCTCCTTCTGGTGCTGCAG GCATGCTCCGACGGCCAGCTGAGGTTCTTGGACAAGTCCATGTTGCTACACGAATGCGACCAGTGGAGGCTTTGTGGGCGTTGGCTTATGGAGGCCCCATTTCCTTACTTCCTCTAGCGGTAAGCAGTGTGCATAAAGATACTCTGGAACCAGAACAAGGAAATGTTCCCATAACCTTTGCCACAGCTACTCTGGCTGCTCCAGTTTTCCGAATAATTTCCATTGCTATTCAACACCCTGGGAACAATGAAGAATTGTGCCGCACTAGAGGGCCTGAGGTTCTctcaaaaatcttaaattatctTCTCCAAACTTTGTCTTCATTGGATGCTGGGAATTGCAATGGTGTTGGAGATGAGGAACTTGTTGCAGCCATCGTCTCCTTATGCCAGTCCCAGAAGCATAATCATGCCCTCAAAGTGCAGCTTTTCACTATGCTGTTACTGGATCTGAGAATTTGGAGCTTGTGCAACTATGGATTGCAAAAGAAGCTTCTGTCCTCACTAGCAGACATGGTTTTCTCAGAGTCATTGGCGATGCGAAATGCCAATGCTATTCAGATGCTGCTTGATGGCTGCAGAAGATGTTATTGGACAGTTATCGAGAAGGATTCTGTGAATACGTTTTCATCGAAAGAGCCAACCCGTCCAGTGGGTGAATTGAATGCTTTGGTTGATGAACTCTTAGTGATCATAGAACTTCTAATAGGAGCAGCATCTGCTGCAGTGGCCACAGATGACCTCCGTTGTCTGCTTGGGTTCATGGTTGATTGCCCTCAACCTAATCAG GTTGCCAGAGTTTTGAATCTTATCTACAGGTTAGTCGTACAACCAAATACAGCTAGAGCTCATATGTTTGCAGAGTCATTCATAACATGTGGTGGTATAGAAACACTTCTTGTTCTGCTTCAGCGAGAAGCAAAAGCTGGTGAACATAGCATTCCAGAATCAGTGGCAAAGAGTGATGATAGCATTCCAGAATCAGTGGCAAAGAGTGATGATAGCTTACAAGTTCAAGAAACTGAACTAGATATTGGTAAGGGTACTTCAGAAAGAAGAATGAATGATGAGAAGGAAAAGGACTTGACTTCTCTGGATCAAGATTATGAATCTGAATGTTTAGATAGTGGCGGTGGTGGCAGTCCTGCCACCTCTTCCCCTGGCATGAAAATTGAAAGGATGTCATCTGTTTCTGAAAACccatttattaagaatttaggTGGTATAAGCCTTTCTATTAGTGCTGATAATGCAAGGAATAACGTTTACAATGTTGATAAAAGTGATGGCATTGTTGTTGCAATCATTGGGCTAATAGGTGCCCTTGTAACTTCTGGTCATTTCAAGTTTGGTTCACATGCACCCTCTGATACTACTAGCACCTTTTTTGGTGGTGGCCTGCATGATGGCAGCGGTACAATGTTTGATGATAAAGTTTCTCTACTACTTTTTGCACTACAGAAGGCTTTCCAAGCAGCACCCAATAGGCTTATGACAACCACTGTGTACACAACTTTATTGGCAGCCTCG ATTAACGCTTCTTCAACAGAGGAGGGGCTGAACTTTTATGATTCTGGACATCGCTTTGAACATTCACAACTTCTGTTGGTTCTGTTGCGGTCTCTGCCTTATGCATCTAGAGCCTTGCAAAGCCAAGCATTGCAG GATCTTCTGTTTTTGGCTTGCAGTCATCCAGAAAACAGAAACAGTCTGACAAAAATGGAGGAATGGCCTGAGTGGCTTCTAGAGATTCTAATCTCTAATTATGAG ATGAGTGCAACCAAAAATTCTAACATGGCTAGCGTAGGAGACATAGAGGACCTTGTACACAACTTCTTGATTATAATGTTAGAGCACTCAATGCGCCAGAAGGATGGTTGGAAG GATATTGAAGCTACAATTCATTGTGCAGAATGGCTTTCTATTGTTGGGGGATCAAGCACAGGAGACCAACGAGTTAG aCGCGAAGAATCACTGCCTGTATTTAAAAGAAGACTCTTGGGTGCATTGCTAGACTTTGCTGCAAGAGAATTGCAGGTTCAG ACTCAAGTAATTGCTGCTGCAGCTGCTGGTGTTGCTGCTGAGGGTTTGCCACCAAAAGATGCTAAGGTTGAAGCAGACAACGCTGCTCAGCTTTCGGTGGCTTTGGTTGAAAATGCTATTGTGATTTTAATGCTTGTTGAAGATCACTTACGATTACAAAGCAAACTTTCTTGTGCGTCACGTGTTGCTGATAGTTCACCGTCTCCGCTTTCTCTTGTATCTCCCCTCAATAATCGCTCAAGTTCCCTTGGTGCGGATTCATTTGAAGCCTTGGGTGATCACAGATCTAGTGATTCTGGGGGACTCCCTCTTGat GTCCTTGCTTCAATGGCTGATGCAAATGGGCAAATTTCTGCTAGTGTGATGGAACGTCTTaccgcagcagcagcagctgagCCTTATGAATCTGTTTTATGTGCTTTTGTGTCGTATGGGAGCTGTATGATGGATTTGGCTGAGGGTTGGAAATTTAGGAGCAGACTGTGGTATGGTGTTGGCCTGTCTTCAAAAACAGTTCCCTTTGGTGGTGGTGGAAGTGGATGGGAATCTTGGAGGTCTACTTTAGAAAAAGATGCAAACGGAAACTGGATTGAACTTCCTTTGGTTAAAAAGTCAGTTGCCATGCTTCAAGCTCTGTTATTAGACGAGTCTGGACTTGGTGGTGGTCTTGGTATAGGTGGAGGATCTGGTACTGGAATGGGTGGAATGGCAGCACTATATCAGCTATTGGATAGCGACCAACCATTTCTATGCATGCTCCGTATGGTGCTTCTGTCTATGAGAGAGGAGGACAATGGGGAGACCAGTTTGCTCATGAGAAATGTAAGCATGGATGATGGGATGTCAGAAGGATTTGACCGACAAGCTGGCAACATCATGTGTTTAGAAAACAGTTCTCGAATGCCTATGAGACAACCACGATCAGCTTTGCTGTGGAg TGTGCTTTCACCTGTTCTGAACATGCCAATTTCTGATTCAAAACGACAGAGAGTGTTGGTTGCGTCTTGTGTTCTTTACTCTGAG GTATGGCATGCTGTTGGCAGAGACAGGAAACCCCTCCGTAAACAGTACCTTGAGGGTATCTTACCACCATTTGTTGCTGTATTGAGGAGGTGGCGACCCCTTCTTGCTGGAATTCATGAGCTTGCAACTGCTGATGGTTTAAATCCTCTTGTTGTTGATGATCGTGCATTAGCTGCTGATGCACTACAAATAGAG GCTGCTCTCTGCATGATTTCTCCCGCTTGGGCAGCTGCTTTTGCATCACCACCAGCTGCAATGGCATTGGCAATGATTGCTGCTGGTGCTGCAGGTGGAGAAACCCCTGCTCCTGCAACAACTACACATCTTAGGCGTGACTCTTCCTTGCTGGAGCGAAAAACTGCTAGATTACATACCTTCTCAAGCTTTCAAAAGCCTTTGGAGGTGCCTAACAAAACACCAGCTCATCCTAAGGATAAGGCTGCTGCAAAAGCTGCTGCCTTGGCAGCTGCGCGTGATCTTCAACGTAATGCTAAGATTGGTTCTGGACGGGGCCTTAGTGCTGTTGCAATGGCCACTTCTGCACAGAGAAGAAATGCTAGTGATATGGAGCGTGTTAGGAGATGGAATAATGCTGAAGCCATGGGAGTTGCATGGATGGAATGCTTACAACCAGCTGACACAAGATCAGTCTATGGGAAAGATTTCAACGCTCTATCCTATAAATTTATTGCAGTCCTTGTTGCTAGCTTTGCTTTAGCAAGAAACATGCAACGAATAGAG GTTGACAGGCGTGCTCAAGTTGATGTTATATCTCGTCATCGTTTATCCAGAGGAATTCGTGCTTGGCGCAGACTTATACATTGCTTGATAGAGATGAAGAGTCTTTTTGGGCCCTTTGGGGACTCCTTGTGCAATCTTGAACGT GTTTTCTGGAAGCTAGATTTTATGGAAACTTCTTCAAGAATGAGAAGATGTTTGAGGAGGAATTATAAAGGGTCTGATCATTTTGGTGCTGCTGCTAATgatgaggatcaaattgagaTGAAGCATGATAAAGGAAATGTTCCTGTTCTGGCAGCAGAAGCAATCTCAGTGGAGGGACTAAATGAAGATGGGGAACATACAGAAATTGAGAATTTTGATGGTAGATCCTTTGATACTGAGCAGAGTGGGGAGAGTCAGCTGAGCCTGTCTGGAGCAACTGATCAAAATATGCAGCCTCCAGCTGAACCTAATGACATTCAGCTTGCCAGGGACCAAGACTTGGAAAATGCATCTGCAGTTGCACCAGGTTATCTACCCAGTGAACTTGATGAAAGAATCATTCTTGAATTTCCTTCATCTATGGTCCGGCCGCTGACAATTATGCGAGGAACATTTCAA GTAACTACTAGGAGAATAAACTTTATAGTTAATACCACTGAGAGAAATGCTGATGGAATGGAATCTTCTGAATCGGGAGTCCAAGAAAAGGATCACAGTTGGCTGATGTCTTCCCTTCATCAGATTTATAGCCGGCG GTATTTGCTAAGAAGAAGTGCTCTGGAATTGTTTATGGTTGACCGATCAAACTTCTTCTTTGATTTCGGG TGTACTGAGGCACGGAGAAATGCTTACCGAGCTATAGTTCAATCAAGACCTCCTCATTTGAACAATATTTATCTGGCTACTCAG AGACCTGAACAACTTCTGAAGAGAACTCAACTTATGGAACGTTGGGCAAGGTGGGAG ATTAGCAACTTTGAGTATCTAATGCAACTCAATACTCTGGCTGGGCGTAGTTATAATGACATCACTCAG TATCCAGTTTTTCCATGGGTTCTTTCCGATTACAGCTCAAAAAGTTTGGATCTTTCTGATGCTTCTTCTTATCGAGATCTTTCAAAG CCTGTTGGTGCTTTGAATCCCGTTCGGCTGAAAAGGTTCCAGGAGAGATATTCTAGCTTTGATGATCCAGTCATTCCAAAATTCCATTATGGTTCTCATTACTCAAGTGCAGGGACA GTTTTGTATTATCTTGTTAGAGTTGAACCGTTTACAACGCTTTCAATTCAATTGCAAGGTGGAAAATTCGATCATGCAGATCGGATGTTTTCAGATATTGCTGCTACCTGGAATGGAGTTACTGAAGACATGAGTGATGTGAAGGAATTG GTTCCTGAGCTGTTTTATCTCCCCGAGATCTTAACCAACGAAAATTCAATCAACTTTGGTACAACACAGTTGGGTGGAAAGCTTG ATTCTGTCAAACTTCCTCCTTGGGCTGAAAATACTATTGATTTTATTCATAAGCATCGGATGGCTCTTGAAAGTGAGCATGTATCTGCACATTTGCATGAATGGATTGATCTCATATTCGG CTTTAAGCAACGTGGTAAAGAAGCTATAGCAGcaaacaatgttttcttttacatcACCTATGAAGGGGCGGTTGATATTGACAAGATTTCAGATCCA GCACAACAACATGCCACACAAGACCAGATTGCATACTTTGGACAGACTCCATCCCAACTTCTGGTTGTTCCTCACTTGAAGAGGATGCCCGTAGCTGATGTTCTTCACTTGCAG ACTATCTTCAGGAACCCAAAAGAAGTCAAACCATATGCTGTTCCAGCCCCAGAACGCTGCAATCTACCTGCAGCTTCCATTCATGCATCTTCAGATGATGTCATAATTGTTGATATAAATGCACCAGCAGCACATATTGCCCAGCACAAGTGGCAACCCAACACACCAGATGGCCAAGGCTCACCTTTCCTCTTTCAACATGGAAAGGCCTTAACAAGCTCTGCTGGTGGAACATTCATGCGAATGTTTAAAGGGCAATCTGTGTCTGGTGGAGATGAGTGGCATTTTCCCCAAGCACTTGCATTTGCTTCATCTGGGATTAGAAGCAAAGCGGTGGTTTCCATCActcatgaaaaagaaataattactG GTGGACATGCAGATAATAGTATCAAGCTAATATCAGCAGATAGTGCAAAAACCCTAGAAACTGCCATTGCACATTGTGCTCCAGTCACTTGCCTTGCTCTTTCTCCAGATGGCAACTATCTTGTCACAGGATCACGGGACACTACTGTACTACTCTGGAAGATGCATAGAGCTTTCACTTCGAGCTCAAGTAGTATCTCAGATCCTTCCACAGGCACCGGAACCCCACCTGCAGCCGGAGGTACTCTAGCAACTAACCTGGCAGAAAAAAGTAGGTGGCATCGTATTGAGGGTCCGATACATGTGCTTCGTGGCCACCACAGAGAAATACTGTGTTGTTGTGTCAGTTCAGATCTTGGGATTGTTGTTTCTTGCTCCCAATCATCAGATGTACTGTTGCATTCTATAAGAAGGGGTCGTTTGATCAGAAGGCTGTTTGGTGTGGAGGCGCATTCTGTTTGTCTTTCATCCGAGGGGGTTGTAATGACTTGGAACAAATGTCAAAATTCTCTAAACACCTATACTCTTAACGGGATACTAATTGCTAGAGCACAACTTCCTTTATCTGGCAGTGTTAGTTGCATTGAAATATCTGTGGATGGGAAGTGTGCTTTGATTGGCATGAACTCATGTCCGGAAAATCATGGATCCTCTAATAACAGCCAAAACTTAAGCTTAAAAAAGACAGGGGCTGCAGATTTTGATCTGGAATCAGTGGACACTGGTGAGGATAACAGATTAGATGTTCCTGCCCCGTCGATTTGTTTCCTGGATCTCTATACACTAAAG GTATTTCATGTTCTGAAACTTGGAGAAGGCCAGGATATTACTGCTCTGGCTTTAAACAATGATAGCACAAATCTCGTGGTATCAACTGCTGATAAACAGTTGATAATCTTCACTGATCCTGCT TTGAGCTTGAAAGTGGTCGATCAGATGCTCAAGCTTGGTTGGGAAGGCGACGGATTGAGCCCACTTATAAAATCGTAG